The segment CAGGAGTTAGTAACAGTCGCGCATTCTGACTGGCAGCAAACTGAGCAGCGTCGTTAATTTTCTGGGCATTATTAGCCAGATCTCCAATGATAGGATTGAGTTGAGCAATGGCAATTTTCATCAATAATTTTCCTCAAATAAACATTAAACAAAAACAAACGGTTTATCTTTAAAAGGCGCAAAAGCTTCGGCATCAAAACGATATAAACTCGCGGGTCTTCCTGCACCCCTAGAGACTTTTTTTTCCGTATCAATGAGAAATCCTAACTTTAATAATCGTGAGCGAAAATTAGAATAATCAGCAAAATTTTCTCCTAAAATTGTGCTATAAACTTGATAGAGATCATTGAGAGTAAATAACTCAGGTAAAATCTCAAATGCGATGGGACTATATTCGAGTTTATTGCGCAATCGTTGATAACCATAGGCTAAAATTTCATTATGATCAAACCCTAATTGGGGAACTTCTTGAACGATATGCCAAGTTGTTTTATGATTATTATTACTAAGTAGTTGTGCCTCCTCAAAACGAACTAAAGCAAAATAGCTAACGGAGAGGTAACGAACGCCAAAACTATCGGGTGATTCCCTCGGATCTCGATGAGGACCCCCAAAGGTATATAATTGTTCTAAATAGAGATTATTAACCCGAATTTTCTCAGCTAAAATTCTTTGAGCAGAGGCTTCTAATGATTCTCCCTTTCTTACTAAAGTTCCGGGTAAACTCCATTGATTAATAAACGGATTCTCTTCTCGTTTAACTAATAAAACTAACAGTCGATGTTCTTGAGAATCAACTGAAAAAATCACATTGTCTACTCCTACTTTAAAATCGGCTAAATTCATCGGTATAATTGCTCTTGATAAATATAATCTTGAATCGGCTGAATTAAAACATTGTTATTCCCGTGTTCTCGATAAGCAGTTGAAGAAACGGCTGGCGCATTTAGGTTAGCAATTTGATAATTTCCTCCTAATTCTTCTAACGCGATTAGGTCTTTTTCAAGAAGAGGATAACCCGGACGAGGAATGACTAAAATATTAACTTTTCTGAGCAATTCTTCAATGTGATACCAATGACGAATCTGCCCAATTAAATCAGACCCAATGACTAGCGTATAGTCAGCATTTTCTCCCCAAATTTCCTTAGCTTTGGCAACACTGATTAAACTCCGTCGATGACTCAATTTTTCACTTAAATAAAGATTATCTCGTCGAGGGTTAATATCATCAATTAATAACCGTAGCATAGCCATGCGGTGAGCTAAGGAAGTTTGATGATTTTTAAAAGGATTATCTGAAGCCCAAATACCTACCCAATCATAATTTTCAGACAACCAACGCAGAATCGATTGATGTCCTTCTGTGGGGGGGTCAGCACTGGTTCCAAAAAGCGCAATTTTTGTCATCGTATTCAACTATTAACTATTAACCAACAAAGATTGACGTAACGATTCAAGTTTGTCAGAAATATTAACTTGAATTGGAATTGGCTGATGAAGATACCGCGTTGCGTCAGGAAGACTCGCTACAGAAGCGTGAGTTCGTTGACGAATTGTTTCTAAAGATTCAGGATTAAATAAAGGTTTTCCTTGCTTCATAACTAAGTTTAATAAAGGGATTTCGCCCTCTTCAATGGATTCCGAGGCTAAGCCTAACCTATCAAATTGAATAACGCCTTGATCATAGCTCCTAAAGACTTGTTTTCGCCCTGGATAGGTAGCTTTCTGGCTAGACTGTTTCATCGTAGGAATGCCATCAATTTCCACTAATTTATAGACCCCATTAACGGGTTTTCCGGTCACCAGTCGGGTTCCCAATCCATAGCCATCAATAGACGCACCAGCCTCCTGAAGACGGGCAATTTCCCACTCATCAAGATCCCCACTGGCAAAAATGCTAATATCAGGGAGTAGCGATCGTACTTTTTGCGATAAACTGGCTAAATCTCCTGAATCTAACCGAACCCCCCTGACTTCCGCCTCTCCTGTGCGAACCTTGTCTGCTAATCCTTGGGCGGCCGCTACGGTATCATAGGTATCAATCAGCAAAGGAGCCCCCGGAAAATAGCGACTAAAGGCAGTAAAAGCTTCATCCTCGCTCCCAGAAAGGGCTTTAATGGCCATTACCAAAGAATGTGCCATTGTCCCACTGGGTTTATGCCCCAATTTTAGGGCAGCCAACACATTAGAGGTAGCATCTAATCCCCCCGCTAAGGCGGCTCTCGCAGCCCACAGAGAGCCTTGGGGACTAAACGCCCGTCGCGTGCCAAATTCCAGTAACATAGCTTTTTCGCCCGCAATATCCCGCATTCTGGCCGCTCTCGTGGCAATTAAGGTTTGATAGTTAATGGTGTTTAAGAGATAGGTTTCTACGATTTGCGCTTGCCACAGGGGAGCATCTACCCGCAATAAGGGCTCATTGGCAAACACCGCCGTTCCTTCAGGAACTGCCCAAACATCACCGGTAAACCGGCCTGATGCTAGGAGTGACCAAAATTGCGGGGGCGCATGGTTGAAAATTCCCGTTTTCTCCAAGGCTTCTAACTGTTCTGAGCTAAAATGCAGGTTTTCTAAATAGTGCAACCCCTGAGCAAGTCCCATGGCAATCAAATAGCCAAAGGATTCGGGCAAATGGCGCACAAAAAGCTCAAAACTCGCTGGATGCTCCGCCAGACCCTCTCCTGTGTAGCAAGCAGCCATGGTCAGTTGGTATAAATCCGTCAGTAGACTATACTCATCGGGGGATAGGGTTAGTCCTTGATCTTCGGTTAACATAAAACGGTTCACTAGACTAAGCCTAGTCTAGTCCTCTGGGTTCTTTGCTTTTATTATAGTAGTTTTTACCAAAAGTGTCTAGGACTTGTTGTTCTGATACCAAATCCGCTTTTAAAAGTAGAGTCCCCCTATACCTCTGTTGCCTGTTCCTTTCCTTTACCAGTATGTTTACATCTCAAACGGACTTGCTATATAATTCGGAAAGGGATCAACAAGAAACGACACATTCCTTGATAAAACTTGAGAAAACATTACAAGAACACAAAGTATTATAAATAAATTTCAAGATTAATTACGAACTCCAGCCAAGGTCAAGGATTCCTTAGATAATCAAATTAGAGGAGGAAATTAAATCTCTTCTAACCTTTAAAAAAATCAAAACTTAGCCATTAAGTTAAGGATTTAATGAAGTTAACGAGAGTTGAGAGGCAGAGATTATGAATATCAGTACAATGCTACAAAATTTAATTCAATATATCACTGAAGGGTTTGCTCGGATTTTTAGCCCGGCTAAAGATAAGTATAGCGATATTGGGGTACAGCCTTTTGATTGTGAACCCTATCCGCAAGAACAAAACAAAGCGTAAACAAAATGTCTCTCCCGATGTAATGGGGGGAAATATTCGCAAATTGTTAGATTTTGGGCGCACGCAATGCGCCCCTACTATTGGTGGGTGTTCGCCCTCTTTTAATGATTAAGCCCCTACTGACTGAGTTGATCTTTTTCCCAATCAGGACAATGGAGATCCTCCCAACCATAGGGGTGCATCCCACAGACCAATAAAGTATTTTGATAGACACGACCATGATAATGACGACACCCGATACAAGCGGGGTGAACGTTAGAAGAGGGATTAACTTTAGGAGAAAGCATCCCATCAGCATCTACGATAAAATCTGATGAAACGGTTCTATTATCGGGGTCAGAAAAATCAATAATGGGTTCAAAAACATCCTCTAAAAACTGTTCTATTTCTCCAATAAAATCCCTTTCAAGTTCGATGGCCATGTTTTCAACGGTTTGACTGACTTCCTCAAAAAAATCTTCAACCGCGACCGTAACGGTGTCTAACCATTCCATCAAGTCTTTTTGCCAGTCTTCCATAGGAGATATCGTAGATCAACTTATTAGTTTATGCGGTTGATTAATCGCGTTTTAAACGGCGTAATTCTTCCTGTAAGGATTCTAACTGTTTTTGCAGTTGATCCACCTCTTGTGATTTTGAAGGGTGTGCTTCTTCTTCATCTTCTGAGATAATTTCAATTAAACGAGGTTCCTTATCTTCAGAGGATTCAGCAGCTTTTGGAGGAGTTTGTTGAGCTTGTTGAATTAAATCATCGACATATTTACGCGCTTCTTCGGCAGTCATTTCGCCACGAAGAACCATTTCATCAGCCAGTTTTTGGGCTTTGTCTTTTAACTCCTGTAGGGTGCCTTCGGCTTTTTCCACCCCATAAGAGGCAAGTCCTATGCCAAGATAGAGTGCTTTTTGAACCAAATTGTTAAGATTGGCCATGGTTTCATTTTATCCTTATGACTCCTTTCTTTTAGTATAGCTTTAGTGAAAAGAGGTTCAAGATCACTCAAGTCAAAAATCAAACAAAAAGGGTAAGATAGTTTCATCGTTTTACTTCCCACCCTCCCCACACTCTTTATTAAGGAGTCGCCTATCGAAACCATCTATGGCAACCTGCAAGGGTTAAAAACCAGTCAACTCAAGCAACTGCAAAACCTGTATCATCAAAGACTCAGAAGCGATCGCTTGACTACCCCAGAATTTGCCCAACGGTTAGCCGCCATCAGCAGCGAAATTAATCAACCCGTCAGTGCCTATGTCAACCGTCGGGGTCAAGTCATTCGAGTAGGGGTCGGAACACCACAACAGACCCAAATCCCCCTCCTAGAATTGCCCCGTTATGGCGCAGAACGGTTATCAGGGATTCGTTGCCTAGCCACTCAATTAAAACCCGAAGCCCCCAAAGAGTCCAGTTTAACCGCCATGGTGCTGCAAAGACTCGATGCGTTAGTCGTATTACCCCTAAGCGGAGAAGGCAAACTCCGTCGAGGGGGAGGAGCCACAGGATACGTCAAAGAAGCCTATTTAGCCCATTTGTTGCCCTCCTCAGACCTCAACCCCAATCAACAATACTACTGGACAGTTTCACCGCCGATGAGCCTGGAAACCCTGGCCGAACAGGATTTTTTGAGCTTAGTCGAAGGACTAGAAACAGAATTTCGGCGGGAATACGTCGCCCAACAGGTCGATAGTGACCACGAACGAGTCATGGTGGTGGGACTGCAAACCGACGACCTCAGCGATCGCCAATTTGAAGAAGGACTCGCAGAAGTAGGACGGCTGGTGGAAACCGCCGGAGGAGAAATTCTCGAAACCCTTCGACAAAAACGCGCGACTCCCCATCCCCAAACCGTTGTCGGGTCAGGAAAAGTCCAGGAAATTGCCCTACGGGTGCAAACCTTGGGAGCCAATTTAGTCGTTTTTGATCGGGATCTCTCCCCGGCTCAAGTTCGCAATTTAGAGAGACAATTAGGAGTCCGAGTGGTCGATCGCACGGAAATTATTCTCGATATCTTCGCTCAGCGAGCCCAGTCAAGAGCAGGTAAATTACAAGTCGAATTAGCCCAATTAGAATATATGCTGCCCCGGTTAGTGGGTCGGGGTCAAGCCATGTCTCGCTTAGGAGGGGGGATCGGAACCCGTGGACCAGGGGAAACCAAATTAGAGACAGAACGTCGCGCCATTGGCCGACGGATTTCCCGTTTACAGCAAGAAGTTAACCAATTACAAGCCCATCGCTCTCGTTTACGCCATCAGCGACAACAACAAGAAGTCCCAAGCGTCGCCATTGTTGGCTATACTAACGCAGGAAAGTCTACCCTAATTAATGCGCTTACCAAAGCTGACGTTTACACCGCCGATCAATTATTTGCGACCCTAGATCCCACCACTCGTCGTCTTCAAGTCGTTGAGCCAACCACTGGGGAATCTACGACCCTTCTCTTAACCGATACCGTAGGATTTATCCACGAATTGCCTCCGTCTTTGGTGGATGCGTTTCGGGCGACGCTAGAGGAAGTGACTGAAGCCGATGCCCTTCTGCACGTTGTTGACTTGTCCCATCCGGCTTGGGAGCATCAAATTGAGTCTGTTATGACGATTTTAGAGGAGATATCCCTAACACCCGGGGTGATCCTCCTAGCCTTTAATAAAATTGATCAAGTCGATAGTGATACCCTAGAACGGGCTAAACTTAACTATCCTGAAGCTGTATTTATTTCAGCGCAGCAAGGATTTGGATTAGAAACCTTAAGACAACAGTTGGTTAGGGTAGGGGTTGGAGGTTAGGAAAAATTTAAGTCCTAAAAGCTAATCTTGTACTATAGACGATTCATCACCGCTATGAGAACAATCACTCCGATTAAGGGTAGAATAGGATCATAGCTAGCTTGTTTGAACAATGGCAAGTATGGCAGTCGAAGTATGGGTTAGAACAGGCTGAATGTTTCTTGTCTCAAGTACACCAAAGTGTTTTACTTCTGAATTACCAACTTCTGACTTGTGACTTATGACTTGGTGCTAGTCGTGGGGAGACGAAAATCCAATCCCAGGTGTTTCGTTGATTTTAACTCAAGACTTAGCGTTTGTAATCTACAATTTTGAGGGGCTGAAGTGTAGATTAATTTTGTAAAATCTTTTCACCGTTTTCAAGGATCTAACAAATGCTAAAGAATCTCAAACTGGGGGCAAAACTTAATATTCTCTTGATCTCAATTTTTTTCTTAATTCTGATTATTTGCGGTGGGTTTCTTTCCGTTGTTTTAGAGCGAAATGTTGAACGAACTGTAACGGATAAAGCTTTACTGTTAATTGAAACAATGGGAGCAGTCCGCGATTATACAAGCACTCAAATTAACCCTGAGTTAGCTGCTCGATTGGAAACGGAAGAGCAATTTTTACCCCAAACTGTTCCAGGGTATTCAGCCCGTGAAGTGTTTGAAGGATTAAGAAATCAACCAGAATACCGTAACTTTTTCTACAAGGAAGCTACCTTAAACCCAACTAATTTAAGGGATAAAGCGGATTCCTTTGAAGCACAAATTGTGGAAAGGTTCCGTCAAGATCCTAAGCTTAGAGAAGTTAGTGGTTTTCGTCGTGATTTACCAGGAGAGGATATTTTTTATATTGCTCGTCCCATTGCTATTAAGAAAAAAAGCTGTTTACGCTGTCACAGTACCCCTGAAGCAGCACCCAAGAGCCAATTGATTACCTATGGCAGTGAAACGGGATTTGGTTGGAAATTAAATGAAATTGTTGGGGTTCAAATGATTTCAGTCCCCGCTAGTCGTGTCTTGACAACGGCTCGGGAACTCCAATTAAATGTTCTGGTAATTCTCGGTGCTTTCTTGTTATTAGCGATGGCTTTGATTAATTTCTTCTTAAAACAAACCATCACTAACCCCATCAAGAAAATGGCTCAATTGGCACAAAAAATTAGTACTGGCGATTTATCCAGAGAATTTGAACATCCTGCCAATGATGAAGTGGGAATGTTGGCAGCTTCTTTGAATCGTATGAAAGTT is part of the Rippkaea orientalis PCC 8801 genome and harbors:
- a CDS encoding NUDIX hydrolase encodes the protein MNLADFKVGVDNVIFSVDSQEHRLLVLLVKREENPFINQWSLPGTLVRKGESLEASAQRILAEKIRVNNLYLEQLYTFGGPHRDPRESPDSFGVRYLSVSYFALVRFEEAQLLSNNNHKTTWHIVQEVPQLGFDHNEILAYGYQRLRNKLEYSPIAFEILPELFTLNDLYQVYSTILGENFADYSNFRSRLLKLGFLIDTEKKVSRGAGRPASLYRFDAEAFAPFKDKPFVFV
- a CDS encoding nicotinate-nucleotide adenylyltransferase — encoded protein: MTKIALFGTSADPPTEGHQSILRWLSENYDWVGIWASDNPFKNHQTSLAHRMAMLRLLIDDINPRRDNLYLSEKLSHRRSLISVAKAKEIWGENADYTLVIGSDLIGQIRHWYHIEELLRKVNILVIPRPGYPLLEKDLIALEELGGNYQIANLNAPAVSSTAYREHGNNNVLIQPIQDYIYQEQLYR
- a CDS encoding nicotinate phosphoribosyltransferase — its product is MLTEDQGLTLSPDEYSLLTDLYQLTMAACYTGEGLAEHPASFELFVRHLPESFGYLIAMGLAQGLHYLENLHFSSEQLEALEKTGIFNHAPPQFWSLLASGRFTGDVWAVPEGTAVFANEPLLRVDAPLWQAQIVETYLLNTINYQTLIATRAARMRDIAGEKAMLLEFGTRRAFSPQGSLWAARAALAGGLDATSNVLAALKLGHKPSGTMAHSLVMAIKALSGSEDEAFTAFSRYFPGAPLLIDTYDTVAAAQGLADKVRTGEAEVRGVRLDSGDLASLSQKVRSLLPDISIFASGDLDEWEIARLQEAGASIDGYGLGTRLVTGKPVNGVYKLVEIDGIPTMKQSSQKATYPGRKQVFRSYDQGVIQFDRLGLASESIEEGEIPLLNLVMKQGKPLFNPESLETIRQRTHASVASLPDATRYLHQPIPIQVNISDKLESLRQSLLVNS
- a CDS encoding phasin family protein, which codes for MANLNNLVQKALYLGIGLASYGVEKAEGTLQELKDKAQKLADEMVLRGEMTAEEARKYVDDLIQQAQQTPPKAAESSEDKEPRLIEIISEDEEEAHPSKSQEVDQLQKQLESLQEELRRLKRD
- the hflX gene encoding GTPase HflX, which gives rise to METIYGNLQGLKTSQLKQLQNLYHQRLRSDRLTTPEFAQRLAAISSEINQPVSAYVNRRGQVIRVGVGTPQQTQIPLLELPRYGAERLSGIRCLATQLKPEAPKESSLTAMVLQRLDALVVLPLSGEGKLRRGGGATGYVKEAYLAHLLPSSDLNPNQQYYWTVSPPMSLETLAEQDFLSLVEGLETEFRREYVAQQVDSDHERVMVVGLQTDDLSDRQFEEGLAEVGRLVETAGGEILETLRQKRATPHPQTVVGSGKVQEIALRVQTLGANLVVFDRDLSPAQVRNLERQLGVRVVDRTEIILDIFAQRAQSRAGKLQVELAQLEYMLPRLVGRGQAMSRLGGGIGTRGPGETKLETERRAIGRRISRLQQEVNQLQAHRSRLRHQRQQQEVPSVAIVGYTNAGKSTLINALTKADVYTADQLFATLDPTTRRLQVVEPTTGESTTLLLTDTVGFIHELPPSLVDAFRATLEEVTEADALLHVVDLSHPAWEHQIESVMTILEEISLTPGVILLAFNKIDQVDSDTLERAKLNYPEAVFISAQQGFGLETLRQQLVRVGVGG
- a CDS encoding c-type heme family protein; this translates as MLKNLKLGAKLNILLISIFFLILIICGGFLSVVLERNVERTVTDKALLLIETMGAVRDYTSTQINPELAARLETEEQFLPQTVPGYSAREVFEGLRNQPEYRNFFYKEATLNPTNLRDKADSFEAQIVERFRQDPKLREVSGFRRDLPGEDIFYIARPIAIKKKSCLRCHSTPEAAPKSQLITYGSETGFGWKLNEIVGVQMISVPASRVLTTARELQLNVLVILGAFLLLAMALINFFLKQTITNPIKKMAQLAQKISTGDLSREFEHPANDEVGMLAASLNRMKVSLEIAMNMLNSEAD